A region of Shewanella psychromarinicola DNA encodes the following proteins:
- the barA gene encoding two-component sensor histidine kinase BarA translates to MTKYSLRSWVLVLALAPTIVVGILLGSYFTINRFYELEQTLIEKGSNIVEPLAIASEFSIINQDRESTKRILAASQINNASLILSIAVFDAENQLFVTSHYHKDFESMRYKQALANLLGTENETIGDTLVIRVPIISHTGLEPKPVASMNRPSDGNIDNNSSVNDTVEPIYNSQQERILGYISVLLNKENALLEQHRAAIAAFIIVLIGVQFNLFFTFRLVKHVNYPITEMVRVVAKIREGKLDTRLEGNLIGELDLLKRGINAMAGSLSEYHDEMQQNIDQATSDLRETLEQIEIQNVELDIAKKRALEASRIKSEFLANMSHELRTPLNGVIGFAKQLLKTPLHTSQLDYIKTIERSASNLLGIINDILDFSKLEAGKMVLEKMPFALRETLTETLTIIAGSAQEKGLELVIDIDANVPESVSGDAMRVSQIITNLVGNAIKFTDKGSVILKIHLVGQDEDNITLRCEIIDTGIGVNESQQEYLFQAFGQADSSISRRFGGTGLGLVITKRLINQMGGQIGFTSAPNKGSNFWFILPLGISQFEIGEVLTVDVLQHKSVLLYEPRELTRDTLNRRLVSWQLIITNVANLENLTSVLQSKTSKFDYIIMSCHGFADNTVFIHFLQQARQHTDCLILLHDYLNQDMIINVLKANADVLLNTPVSDFTLAHHLIYPPVPSTSVRLPELISPDPSPRLKASVLAVDDNMANLKLIDTLLKELVENVVTVNNGDDAIKQTKAQAFDLIFMDIQMPGTDGISATQQIRSESLNRNTPIIAVTAHAIAEERNNILASGMDGFLPKPIDELSLKGVISRWITKPQLTHFDSHVLNWDLCLTQANQKTDLALDMLKMLVHSLPETTAAIDTAFIARDAQTLLQAVHKLHGATCYCGVPTTQKLCRDIESGLKHKIDIDDLEPEILELLDELTKVESAANQVINQLSVDVPHDQ, encoded by the coding sequence ATGACCAAATATAGCCTACGCTCTTGGGTTCTGGTACTTGCGTTAGCACCCACTATCGTAGTGGGTATTCTACTTGGAAGTTATTTCACGATAAACCGCTTTTATGAATTAGAACAAACCTTAATTGAAAAAGGCAGCAATATTGTTGAACCGTTAGCCATTGCCAGTGAATTTAGTATTATTAATCAAGATCGTGAATCCACTAAACGTATACTCGCCGCATCGCAAATTAACAACGCATCATTGATCCTCTCTATTGCGGTTTTTGATGCCGAAAACCAACTCTTTGTGACCTCGCACTACCACAAAGATTTTGAATCTATGCGCTACAAACAAGCTTTGGCAAACTTACTCGGGACAGAAAATGAAACAATTGGCGATACGTTAGTCATTCGTGTGCCAATAATATCTCATACTGGCTTAGAACCAAAACCGGTTGCCAGTATGAATCGCCCGAGTGATGGCAACATCGATAACAATTCCTCAGTCAATGATACCGTAGAGCCCATTTACAACAGTCAACAAGAGCGGATATTAGGATACATTTCAGTATTACTGAATAAGGAAAACGCCCTGCTCGAGCAACATCGAGCGGCAATCGCCGCGTTTATTATCGTATTAATTGGCGTACAATTTAACCTGTTTTTTACCTTTCGCTTAGTCAAACACGTTAACTACCCCATTACAGAAATGGTTCGTGTAGTCGCCAAAATCCGTGAAGGTAAGCTTGATACTCGCCTAGAAGGCAACTTAATTGGTGAACTTGACTTGCTTAAACGAGGCATCAACGCAATGGCAGGCTCATTGTCAGAATATCACGATGAAATGCAGCAAAACATTGATCAAGCCACCTCAGATTTACGTGAAACCCTTGAACAGATTGAAATTCAAAACGTTGAGCTCGACATTGCCAAAAAACGGGCCCTTGAAGCGAGCCGTATAAAATCTGAATTTTTAGCTAACATGTCCCATGAGTTACGAACACCACTTAATGGCGTCATTGGATTTGCAAAGCAGCTACTCAAAACACCATTGCATACCAGCCAGCTCGACTACATTAAAACCATTGAACGCAGTGCCAGTAACTTACTCGGCATTATCAACGACATTCTCGATTTCTCGAAACTAGAAGCCGGTAAAATGGTATTAGAGAAAATGCCATTCGCACTACGTGAAACACTCACAGAAACCTTGACGATTATAGCTGGTAGCGCCCAAGAGAAAGGCCTAGAACTGGTTATCGACATCGACGCGAATGTACCAGAGAGCGTCAGTGGTGACGCGATGAGAGTCAGTCAAATTATTACCAACTTAGTCGGTAACGCTATCAAATTTACCGACAAGGGCAGCGTAATACTCAAGATACACTTGGTAGGTCAAGACGAAGATAACATCACCTTACGCTGCGAAATTATCGATACCGGTATTGGTGTTAATGAAAGCCAACAAGAGTATCTATTCCAAGCATTTGGCCAGGCCGACTCATCTATCTCACGCCGCTTTGGCGGCACAGGACTAGGCTTGGTGATCACCAAACGCTTAATTAACCAAATGGGTGGCCAAATAGGCTTTACCTCTGCGCCAAATAAAGGCTCAAATTTCTGGTTTATTCTGCCGCTTGGGATTAGTCAATTCGAAATTGGTGAAGTACTTACCGTTGATGTATTGCAACATAAATCAGTATTGTTGTATGAGCCTCGGGAATTAACCCGCGATACATTAAATCGCCGCTTAGTGTCATGGCAATTAATTATCACTAATGTTGCAAATCTAGAAAACCTCACATCAGTATTACAAAGTAAAACCAGCAAGTTTGATTACATCATCATGAGCTGTCATGGTTTTGCGGACAATACGGTCTTTATCCATTTCTTGCAACAAGCCAGGCAGCATACCGACTGCCTTATTTTATTGCATGACTATTTAAATCAAGACATGATCATCAATGTGCTCAAAGCCAATGCAGATGTATTACTCAACACTCCAGTCAGCGATTTTACCCTAGCACATCATTTAATCTATCCTCCGGTGCCTTCAACTTCAGTGCGTCTCCCTGAACTGATTAGCCCAGACCCATCGCCACGCCTGAAAGCATCGGTATTAGCCGTTGACGATAATATGGCCAATCTAAAGTTAATTGATACTTTACTCAAAGAATTAGTTGAGAATGTGGTCACAGTCAATAATGGCGACGATGCGATAAAGCAAACTAAGGCACAAGCGTTTGACTTAATCTTTATGGATATTCAAATGCCTGGAACTGACGGCATTAGCGCAACCCAGCAAATACGCTCAGAATCACTCAATCGTAATACGCCCATCATTGCAGTAACGGCACACGCTATCGCCGAAGAGCGTAACAATATTTTAGCCAGTGGTATGGATGGTTTTTTACCCAAACCCATTGATGAACTATCACTAAAAGGGGTGATTAGCCGCTGGATAACTAAACCACAATTGACCCATTTTGATTCCCATGTACTAAATTGGGATTTGTGTTTAACCCAAGCGAACCAAAAAACAGATTTAGCCTTAGATATGTTAAAGATGTTGGTTCATTCATTACCCGAAACAACAGCCGCTATCGATACAGCATTCATAGCCAGAGACGCACAGACATTACTCCAAGCCGTACATAAGCTGCATGGTGCAACATGTTATTGCGGCGTACCGACAACACAAAAGCTGTGTAGGGATATTGAGTCAGGATTAAAGCATAAAATTGACATCGATGACTTAGAACCTGAAATACTAGAGTTACTTGATGAGTTAACTAAGGTAGAATCGGCAGCAAATCAAGTAATAAACCAGCTATCAGTGGATGTACCCCATGACCAGTAA
- a CDS encoding phosphatidylglycerophosphatase A family protein — MRLLTQDKFVKKLSLAHPIHFLALGFGSGKAAKAPGTFGTLAAVPIVLLMQQLSLTNYLIITCISMLAGFYICGKAARDMGVHDHGAIVWDEVVGLMITMIAAPLGFIWLALGFVLFRFFDIIKPWPIRWLDAKVHGGFGIMIDDVLAGVFSLIGVQLAVYYL, encoded by the coding sequence ATGAGACTATTAACCCAAGATAAATTCGTTAAAAAACTGTCTTTAGCCCACCCAATTCATTTTTTGGCATTAGGCTTTGGCAGCGGTAAAGCGGCCAAAGCGCCGGGTACCTTTGGTACCTTAGCCGCAGTGCCCATAGTGTTGCTCATGCAGCAGTTAAGCTTAACGAATTACCTCATCATCACCTGTATTAGTATGCTTGCCGGATTCTATATTTGTGGGAAAGCGGCTAGAGATATGGGTGTACACGACCATGGCGCTATTGTGTGGGATGAAGTGGTTGGGTTGATGATCACCATGATTGCCGCGCCTTTAGGTTTTATATGGTTAGCTCTCGGTTTTGTATTATTTCGCTTTTTTGACATTATAAAGCCATGGCCTATACGTTGGCTTGATGCCAAAGTGCATGGTGGTTTTGGGATTATGATTGATGATGTATTGGCGGGTGTGTTTTCGTTAATCGGTGTGCAGCTTGCAGTGTATTATCTATAA
- a CDS encoding YjaG family protein produces MTSKTGFFKRLKALSLPQKQLFALALCQRMLPNYQLFSEVCEFGQPQVLSTALELLWQSQYDKKLKFNIDVHLQRLDENTPDPSQFEAYGAYPAMDAAVAIATLMGAIDGKIEEDITNISKLSSSTVANYIEAISEESLMDEALDEFVFSHPVMEEEKQLQGMLLDIIEANPEINIELVKGLRKDIIETGVSNIGISL; encoded by the coding sequence ATGACCAGTAAAACCGGTTTTTTTAAACGCCTAAAGGCATTATCGTTACCTCAAAAGCAGCTTTTTGCCCTCGCACTGTGCCAACGAATGCTGCCCAACTACCAACTGTTTTCTGAAGTCTGTGAGTTTGGCCAACCACAGGTCCTAAGCACGGCATTAGAGTTATTATGGCAAAGCCAATATGACAAAAAGCTTAAATTCAATATTGATGTGCATTTGCAACGTCTGGATGAAAACACCCCTGATCCAAGCCAATTTGAAGCCTATGGTGCTTATCCCGCCATGGATGCTGCAGTGGCCATTGCCACTTTAATGGGTGCAATAGACGGAAAAATTGAAGAAGATATTACTAATATCAGTAAGTTATCATCAAGTACTGTGGCTAACTACATTGAGGCTATTAGTGAGGAATCATTAATGGATGAAGCGCTGGATGAATTTGTGTTTTCACACCCAGTAATGGAAGAAGAAAAACAATTACAAGGTATGTTACTCGACATTATCGAAGCCAATCCTGAGATCAACATCGAGTTGGTTAAAGGTTTACGTAAAGATATTATCGAAACGGGTGTGTCTAATATCGGCATTAGTCTATAG
- the rlmD gene encoding 23S rRNA (uracil(1939)-C(5))-methyltransferase RlmD, translating into MAQFFQAKPNKSKQLSAKLSLSVTQLDHLGAGIAQHQGKIVFIPGVLPGETATVQFVEQKKSYAKAKLIAIDVASAHRITPHCPHYHQCGGCDLQHMDTNVQRDHKQTSLVDLISKLSSAKTIEADIIAEPLVGEAWHYRRRARLATLFDKNSQRLQLGFRAANSNKIVSIQQCPVLAESLSALITPLAVNLNQLKAKASLGHVELTQADNGNFAVLRVTKVLPASDIRWLTGFAEKHQLNLLLQDDAGQLTQLYPLSQANDDVVALPYYHLAQESVRCSFTPGNFVQVNGAINQAMVDQAIEWLAPQAGERILDLFCGVGNFSLPLARRAAEVIGVEGVPEMVQQAKQNAIDNQLDNVTFHHADLSADLSTQTWLGKIDKLLLDPARAGAFESLQWLQKMQPKKVVYVSCNPASLARDSSVLLANGYRIAQVGLVDMFPQTHHIEAMVLFELDK; encoded by the coding sequence ATGGCACAATTTTTCCAAGCAAAACCGAACAAATCTAAGCAATTATCAGCAAAGCTCAGCCTCAGCGTGACTCAACTTGACCATTTAGGTGCGGGCATAGCGCAACATCAAGGTAAAATTGTGTTTATTCCTGGTGTGCTGCCAGGAGAGACGGCCACAGTACAATTTGTGGAACAAAAGAAAAGCTATGCTAAGGCCAAGTTAATTGCTATTGATGTGGCATCTGCTCATCGAATCACCCCTCATTGTCCTCATTATCATCAATGCGGCGGCTGTGATTTACAGCATATGGACACTAATGTGCAACGCGATCATAAGCAAACTAGTTTAGTTGATCTCATCAGCAAGCTGTCCAGTGCTAAAACCATTGAAGCCGATATCATCGCAGAACCTTTAGTGGGAGAGGCGTGGCATTACCGTCGACGTGCCAGATTGGCAACATTATTCGATAAAAATTCTCAGCGGCTACAACTTGGATTTCGTGCAGCAAATAGCAATAAAATTGTCTCTATTCAGCAGTGCCCTGTATTAGCAGAGTCTTTATCCGCGTTAATTACCCCATTGGCGGTTAATTTAAATCAACTCAAAGCTAAGGCTAGTTTAGGGCATGTTGAACTTACCCAAGCCGATAACGGTAATTTTGCCGTATTAAGAGTCACCAAAGTCTTGCCAGCATCCGATATTCGTTGGTTAACGGGCTTTGCTGAAAAACATCAACTTAACTTATTATTGCAAGATGATGCTGGTCAATTGACGCAATTGTATCCGTTGTCACAAGCCAATGATGATGTAGTCGCGTTACCTTATTATCATCTTGCACAGGAATCGGTTCGCTGCTCGTTCACGCCAGGCAATTTTGTTCAGGTTAATGGTGCTATTAATCAGGCCATGGTGGATCAAGCCATTGAGTGGTTAGCCCCTCAGGCTGGTGAGCGTATTCTAGACTTGTTTTGTGGTGTGGGTAATTTCAGTTTACCCTTGGCTCGACGAGCTGCAGAGGTTATAGGTGTTGAAGGTGTACCTGAAATGGTGCAACAAGCTAAACAAAATGCTATTGATAACCAGTTAGATAATGTCACCTTTCATCATGCTGATTTGAGTGCCGATTTATCGACACAAACCTGGTTAGGCAAAATTGATAAGCTGTTGCTTGATCCTGCTCGAGCAGGAGCCTTTGAAAGTTTACAATGGTTACAGAAAATGCAACCTAAAAAAGTGGTCTATGTTTCATGTAATCCAGCAAGTTTAGCCCGCGACAGTAGTGTATTATTAGCCAATGGTTATCGTATTGCCCAAGTGGGTTTAGTTGATATGTTCCCGCAGACACACCATATTGAAGCGATGGTGTTATTTGAATTAGATAAATAA
- the relA gene encoding GTP diphosphokinase, whose protein sequence is MVSVREAHFNTQAFHLDEWVARYLVDKDDAQTLLELIQHVEALPVKNKLAHTELLARAREMIEILAPLNMDIETLQAAVLFLLLDAGVLNEEQIIAQYGDNLAKLVASVVTMNAIGALKVSKNSRDAEPQIDNIRKMLLAMVEDVRAVVIKLAERVCLLRAVKNSDEETRVLLAREIADIYAPLANRLGIGQLKWELEDISFRYLHPTVYKDIAKQLDGKRVDREVFIDKFVTQLQQRLDSDDIRAKVYGRPKHIYSIWRKMKGKDLKFDELFDVRAVRIVTDRLQDCYGALGVVHDLWHHIPREFDDYVANPKPNGYQSIHTVVVGPEGKTVEIQIRTEAMHQDAELGVAAHWKYKEGASTTKQTGYEEKINWLRKILQWQEDVAESGNLVDEVRSQVFEDRVYVFTPSGEVVDLPLGSTVLDFAYYIHSQVGHKCIGAKVDGRIVPFTYQVETGERIEIITSKTPNPKRDWLNLNLGYIKSSRSRSKIQHWFKQQDRDKNIAAGKEMLESELARVGLKVKDAVVAVERFNLNSMDDMLAAIGGGDLRLNQVVNFTDTLIHKVEDTDEDLLEDIIKKASNKPKRSSKGQVEVNGVGNLMSHIARCCQPVPGDEIFGYITMGRGISVHRSDCEQVKELMRAHPERSVDVIWGENYSGGYRIRVRVLANDRSGLLRDLTTVLAAEKSNVMAMSSSSDVKSQTATVELELELYNLDGLSRIIAKLSQVDGVIESRRL, encoded by the coding sequence ATGGTATCTGTTCGCGAAGCACATTTTAATACGCAAGCATTCCATCTAGATGAATGGGTGGCTCGTTATCTTGTCGATAAAGATGACGCGCAAACCTTATTGGAATTGATCCAGCATGTTGAGGCCTTACCGGTTAAAAATAAACTGGCTCACACCGAGTTGCTGGCACGTGCACGTGAAATGATTGAAATTCTTGCGCCGCTGAATATGGACATTGAAACGCTGCAAGCCGCAGTGTTGTTTTTGCTCCTGGATGCTGGCGTTCTCAATGAAGAGCAAATTATAGCGCAATACGGTGATAATCTTGCCAAATTAGTCGCCAGCGTCGTGACCATGAATGCCATTGGGGCGTTAAAAGTCAGTAAAAACTCACGTGATGCTGAACCGCAAATCGACAATATTCGAAAAATGCTATTGGCAATGGTTGAAGATGTTCGCGCCGTAGTGATCAAATTAGCCGAACGAGTGTGTTTACTGCGCGCGGTAAAAAATTCCGATGAAGAAACTCGGGTGTTGTTAGCGCGTGAAATTGCCGATATCTATGCACCATTAGCAAACCGTTTGGGGATTGGCCAGCTTAAGTGGGAACTTGAGGACATTTCTTTTCGCTATTTACATCCAACGGTTTATAAAGACATCGCCAAACAACTTGATGGCAAGCGTGTTGATCGTGAAGTGTTTATCGACAAATTTGTGACCCAGTTGCAACAGCGTTTAGACAGTGATGATATTCGCGCTAAAGTGTACGGTCGTCCTAAGCACATTTACAGTATTTGGCGCAAAATGAAGGGCAAAGATCTTAAGTTTGATGAGCTTTTTGACGTTCGAGCTGTACGTATCGTTACCGACAGATTACAAGATTGCTATGGTGCATTAGGGGTTGTACACGACCTTTGGCATCATATTCCGCGTGAGTTTGACGATTATGTCGCCAATCCAAAACCTAATGGTTATCAATCTATTCATACTGTGGTTGTTGGGCCTGAAGGCAAAACAGTAGAAATTCAAATTCGTACCGAAGCGATGCATCAAGACGCTGAACTTGGGGTCGCCGCGCATTGGAAATACAAAGAAGGTGCCAGTACCACCAAACAAACGGGTTACGAAGAAAAAATTAATTGGCTGCGTAAAATTTTACAGTGGCAAGAAGATGTGGCCGAAAGTGGTAATTTGGTTGACGAAGTCCGCAGTCAAGTCTTTGAAGACCGAGTGTATGTATTCACCCCTAGCGGAGAAGTCGTCGACTTACCGTTAGGCTCAACTGTGCTCGATTTTGCTTACTATATTCACTCACAAGTGGGTCATAAGTGCATTGGCGCCAAAGTCGATGGCCGCATTGTACCATTCACTTACCAAGTTGAAACCGGTGAGCGTATTGAAATTATCACCTCAAAAACCCCAAACCCTAAACGTGACTGGCTTAATCTTAATTTAGGTTATATAAAATCATCCCGTTCGCGCTCAAAAATACAACATTGGTTTAAACAACAAGACCGCGATAAAAATATTGCCGCGGGTAAAGAGATGCTTGAGTCTGAATTAGCCCGTGTAGGTTTAAAAGTTAAAGACGCAGTCGTGGCGGTTGAGCGCTTTAATTTAAATTCAATGGATGACATGCTGGCTGCCATCGGTGGGGGAGACCTACGCTTAAATCAAGTGGTTAACTTTACTGACACCTTAATTCATAAGGTAGAAGACACTGACGAAGACTTACTTGAAGATATTATAAAGAAAGCGTCAAATAAACCTAAAAGATCGAGTAAAGGCCAAGTTGAAGTCAATGGTGTGGGTAATTTAATGAGCCACATTGCACGTTGTTGCCAACCGGTACCTGGCGATGAGATTTTTGGCTATATTACTATGGGACGGGGTATCTCTGTGCACCGCAGTGATTGCGAGCAAGTAAAAGAGTTAATGCGCGCTCATCCTGAACGTAGCGTGGATGTCATTTGGGGGGAAAACTACTCTGGTGGTTATCGTATCCGCGTAAGAGTCCTTGCCAATGATCGCAGTGGTTTACTGCGAGATTTAACCACAGTGCTTGCAGCAGAAAAATCCAATGTGATGGCCATGAGTTCATCTTCTGATGTTAAAAGCCAAACAGCCACCGTAGAGCTTGAACTTGAGCTGTATAATTTAGATGGTTTATCACGAATTATCGCGAAACTGTCGCAAGTTGATGGTGTTATTGAATCTCGTCGATTATAA
- a CDS encoding AEC family transporter, with protein MSSILTPLIAVFIIMLLGSIIQKLRLLPPDTDLILNQFVYYIAFPAILLIVLAETHIEDIIQWGFVGGFSLAMIITYALVIGVSLWCKPKQQAVAAMRALNATFGNTAFIGIPLLSLLFPGHKMALVAAAIASLLSVFMFAFALVSIELASRNKQSTDHAIIIMANALYKNPIVVGSLIGIGLSAFHITLPASLALVLHQVGNTSSPCALFAIGMVLAKALRHQSITNMFSLSLIAELSLINLLKIIIQPLIAFGLLKLFGVEHELLTMGVLLAALPTAASVYLLADRYQINANGSAQGILYGTLVTFISLPIIETLLKSYA; from the coding sequence ATGTCCAGTATTCTTACCCCGCTAATCGCTGTATTTATAATTATGCTTCTCGGCAGTATCATTCAGAAATTGAGACTTTTACCACCAGACACCGATCTGATCCTCAATCAATTTGTCTATTACATAGCCTTCCCAGCGATTTTACTCATTGTTTTAGCTGAAACTCACATTGAAGACATTATTCAGTGGGGCTTTGTTGGTGGCTTTAGCTTGGCGATGATCATTACTTATGCGCTGGTCATTGGCGTATCACTATGGTGCAAGCCTAAGCAGCAAGCGGTTGCCGCAATGCGGGCGTTAAACGCCACGTTTGGCAATACTGCATTTATTGGTATTCCATTGCTGAGCCTATTGTTCCCGGGTCACAAAATGGCATTAGTGGCCGCAGCGATTGCCAGCTTGCTGTCGGTGTTCATGTTCGCGTTTGCTTTAGTCTCTATTGAACTGGCCAGCCGTAATAAACAATCAACCGACCATGCCATCATCATCATGGCTAATGCACTGTATAAAAACCCGATAGTGGTCGGCAGTCTTATTGGCATAGGCCTATCGGCATTTCATATCACCTTACCCGCTAGCCTGGCGTTAGTGCTGCACCAAGTGGGAAACACCTCCAGTCCTTGTGCACTGTTTGCCATCGGAATGGTACTTGCCAAAGCGTTACGGCATCAGTCAATCACGAACATGTTCAGTCTTAGCTTGATTGCAGAACTGAGTTTAATCAACTTACTCAAGATAATTATTCAGCCCCTTATTGCCTTTGGATTACTCAAACTCTTCGGCGTAGAACACGAGTTACTGACTATGGGAGTCCTGTTAGCAGCCTTACCAACTGCAGCAAGTGTGTATTTATTGGCAGACCGATACCAAATTAATGCCAATGGCAGTGCCCAAGGGATTTTATATGGCACATTAGTCACTTTTATTAGTTTGCCTATAATAGAAACACTTTTAAAATCATATGCTTGA
- the recN gene encoding DNA repair protein RecN — translation MLCQLSINNFAIVRFLELDFKAGMTSITGETGAGKSIAIDALGLCLGNRSDANTIRPGATKTEVSARFTLHDVPLAKRWLEDNDLDAEDGCILRRTINNDGRSRAYINSNPVPVSQLKAVGQLLIGIHGQHAHHAMLKNDHQLALLDSYANHKLLLDAVSASYQRCKQVENELKHLEQAQHERISRQQLLQYQVEELNEFNLGLEEFDEIEQEHKRLANGTDLIERCQAGLHLLTESDEGNIESLLNKVASIADTLQGYDESLAPIGTMISDALIQVQESASEIESYLSSLELDPEHFAYLEKRLSTAMQLARKHHVSADKLALHHQALMSELAELADDETKLDGIRQQLEATRNAYLTNAQKLSQSRSRYAKELDKLVTQSIHELNMPKGKFYIQVNYEATNISLNGCDQIEFMVTTNPGQPLQPISKVASGGELSRIGLGIQVITARKVATPTLIFDEVDVGISGPTASVVGRMLRSLGESTQVLCVTHLPQVAGNGHQHMFVNKFNKAGSTETTMQALDKDQRVNELARLLGGDVITENTLANARELLQ, via the coding sequence ATGCTTTGCCAACTCAGCATCAATAATTTTGCTATCGTGCGTTTTTTAGAACTCGACTTTAAAGCCGGTATGACAAGCATCACCGGAGAAACCGGTGCAGGTAAATCGATTGCTATCGATGCCCTTGGGTTATGTCTTGGTAATCGCAGTGATGCCAATACCATCAGACCCGGCGCAACGAAAACTGAAGTGAGCGCGCGGTTTACGCTCCACGATGTCCCTTTAGCTAAACGCTGGCTTGAAGATAACGATCTCGATGCTGAAGATGGATGTATTTTACGTCGAACCATTAATAATGATGGCCGATCTAGAGCCTATATTAATAGTAATCCGGTCCCGGTTTCGCAATTAAAAGCCGTTGGTCAACTCCTGATAGGCATTCATGGCCAACATGCTCACCATGCCATGCTTAAAAATGATCATCAGTTAGCCTTACTCGACAGCTACGCTAACCACAAGTTGTTACTTGATGCCGTCAGTGCCAGCTATCAGCGCTGCAAGCAAGTGGAAAACGAGCTAAAGCATCTTGAGCAAGCTCAGCACGAACGCATTTCGCGTCAACAGCTGCTGCAATATCAAGTAGAAGAGCTTAATGAGTTCAACTTAGGCTTGGAAGAATTTGATGAAATAGAACAAGAACACAAACGCTTAGCCAATGGCACAGATTTAATTGAACGTTGCCAAGCTGGTTTACATTTATTGACCGAAAGTGATGAAGGCAATATAGAATCGCTGCTTAATAAAGTGGCCAGTATTGCTGATACGCTTCAAGGCTATGATGAATCCCTTGCTCCTATCGGCACTATGATCAGCGATGCGTTAATTCAAGTACAAGAAAGCGCTAGCGAAATTGAAAGTTATTTAAGCAGTTTAGAGCTTGATCCAGAACATTTTGCCTATTTAGAAAAACGCCTTTCAACGGCAATGCAATTGGCGCGTAAGCATCATGTGAGTGCTGATAAGTTGGCGCTACATCATCAAGCATTGATGAGTGAATTGGCCGAACTTGCTGACGACGAAACTAAATTAGATGGTATAAGACAGCAACTTGAAGCCACCAGAAATGCCTATTTAACCAATGCACAAAAACTAAGTCAAAGCCGTAGCCGTTATGCTAAAGAACTCGATAAATTGGTCACTCAGTCAATCCATGAATTGAATATGCCTAAGGGCAAGTTCTATATTCAGGTTAACTATGAAGCAACTAATATCAGCTTAAATGGTTGCGACCAAATTGAGTTTATGGTTACCACTAATCCCGGCCAACCTTTGCAACCTATTTCAAAAGTAGCCTCAGGCGGCGAACTATCACGCATTGGCTTAGGCATTCAGGTGATTACCGCCAGAAAAGTCGCCACTCCGACGCTTATTTTTGATGAAGTGGATGTGGGCATTTCGGGTCCTACCGCTTCGGTTGTTGGCCGTATGTTACGCAGCCTTGGCGAGTCGACTCAAGTTTTGTGCGTGACTCATTTGCCACAAGTGGCGGGTAACGGTCATCAGCATATGTTTGTCAACAAATTCAATAAAGCAGGTAGTACAGAAACCACCATGCAGGCCTTGGATAAAGATCAACGGGTGAATGAACTTGCGCGCTTATTAGGTGGTGATGTCATTACCGAAAATACCTTGGCTAATGCCCGTGAGTTGTTGCAATAA